From Alloacidobacterium dinghuense:
ACGTCCCATCGGCTGTGGGAAGGTTGGCGACCAGCACGAACCCGTACTGAAGCGTACCGAGCCCAGTGGAAAGCCCCAAAGGCGCCGTTCCCTGAAAAAAGAGTGATGGCGAACCGCTCTTTGGGATCCGGACGATCGTGGTACCGGTTCCCTGAAGATTTTGGTTGTTGTTGAAGTTGGAAACTAGAATGTCGCCGTGCTGCAGAGGCCCGGAGCCGGTCTGGAAATTGTCCTTGATGAAGGCTACGCCGTAGGGATTGACGTCTCCATTGCTGGGCACGGTGGAGGCTGTGCGAACGGGACTGGGCAAAAATGCGTCGTCTGCGTCGCGGTCGCGGTGGTACTGGGCAAAGCAGAGACCCGAGGCCACTGCTGTAAAGGTGAGAGCTGCGATGGTTTTGCGAATGTGGGAGCTGTATGTCAGATGCATGGGAATTTCATCCTTTTCCGTCAAAGTTGAGTCCGCCGGAGGGGAGCGGCAGCAACCGAAAAGTATGAAAATCTCCCGGCCTATGTCGTTTGGAATCGCTGAAAGATAGATTGGAAATTCGTTTGTGAATCTGAACCGGCGTCGTGAATGCCTGCTATCTGACAGAGTTTCTTGGAAATGACATTCTCGAGATCAATGACCGAAAGATAGGCTGGACGACCACTGGCGAAGGGAATTTTGTCCCTTCTTTTCATCTGCTTGGACTATGCTTAGGAAAAGCTTGGGGCTTTCTTGGGGCCATTCTGCGCGGGTTTCGATCGTCGTGGATAGCGCAAACTACAGCTTCGGACCATTCCGACTAGTTCCGTCGGAGCATCTTCTGCTGCGGGAAGAGAAGCCCATCCCTTTGGCGCCCAAGGCCTATGAGCTGCTTTTCGCGCTGGTAAAACGCCATGGGCGTCTGGTAAGCCGCGAAGAGCTGATGCATGAAATCTGGCCCGATAGCTTCGTTGAAGAAATCAATCTGACGGTAAATATCTCGCTGCTACGAAAGACCCTCGGCGAGCAGATCGATGGACGGCAATATATTGCGACTGTTCCAAAGCGCGGATACCGCTTTGACGCCACCGTCTGTGAATCGGTGCAAGCGGCTGAAGAGGCAGCTGAAGCGATTGGCCTACCGTCTGGAAAGACACCCGACTCAACCACGAGCACGCAGCAGCCAGACGGGGATCAGCACGCCACGATTCCCAAAAGCAGCAAGTCGACGACATGGCGGTACGTTGCCAGTCTCGTGCTGGCAGCTGGAGTCGTCGTGGCAGGATTCCTTCTATGGAAGCATTGGGCAGCCTCCCGGACTGAACCCATAAAGGTCGAGGCGCACCACGCAGGCCAGCCCGAGAATGCCCAGGCCTTCGATCTGTATACCCGCGCCCGAGCCTTGTGGAACAAGCGAAGCATCGAGTCGGTGCAGCAGAGTCTGGATCTCTTCCGACAAGCGATCAATGCTGACCCGAGCTACGCCGAAGCCTATGCCGGTCTCGCCGACGCCTACATCACAGCAGGGTCTTACGGAAGTAGCTTCCTGGCCCCGCAGATCGCGATACCCAAGGCTGAAGAAGCGGTGCACAAGGCGCTTGTGCTCGACGACAGTTCGTCGGACGCGCATACTTCTCTGGCCTACATCAAACTCACCTATGACTGGGATTGGCCTGGCGCGGAAGCCGAATTCAAGCGCGCTCTCGCACTCGATCCGAAAAACGTGAACGCCCGCCATTGGTATTCGCATGAGCTGATGGCTGAGGGTCGCATCCTGGAATCGCACGAGCAAAGTGAACAGGCGCTCTACATCGAGCCAATGGACCGAATCCTCAACGAGCACATGGCGTGGCATCACCTGATGGCCCGCGAATACGACCGCTCGATCCCTCAGGCACGGAAGGCAATCGAGATCGATCCAGATTTCGTGCAGGCTCACCGCGTCCTGGGCCTCGATTACCTCTACACCGGGCGATACACCGAGGCGTGCAGCGAGTTCAAGAAGGGTGTCGATCTGTCCCATGGCGATCCCGTGTCCCAGGCATATTTGGCCCGTTGTTACGCCATGTCGCATCGCAGCGCGGATGCGCGCCAGATCCTCGATTCGCTGATCAAAGACACGCAGGAGCGGTACATCTCTTCAGCCGAGATTGCGGCCGTGTTTGCGGCCCTCGGTGACGATACGAATTGCGTGACGTGGTTGCAGAAAGCGGTACAGGAAAAATCGAGCGCGATGATTTACTTGAATATTGATCCGGTCTTTGATCGCATGCGGGCAAATCCCAGCTTTCAAGCGATTGTGAAACAGATAGGCCTCACGCCGGAAATCGACGAAAAGAAGAAGATATAAAGACCTATCGCGCGGCCAGTTGGCCTCTGCCGGCTTCAATGCTGGTGATCTCACCATCGCGCATATGCAGGATCCGGTCTGCAATCGCCGCAGCCTCCGGATTGTGCGTGATCATCAATACTGTCTGCTTTAGTTCCCGATTCGAACGCAGAAGCATATCAAGAACGGCGTCAGAATTCTTGCTGTCGAGATTGCCGGTCGGCTCATCGGCCAGCACAATCGCGGGATGGGTGACGAGTGCGCGCGCAAGGGCCACGCGTTGCTGCTCGCCGCCGGATAGTTCGGAAGGACGATGCTGCAGCCGTCCGCTGATTCCAAGCAGCTGCGTCAGATGTTCCAGATATGCACGATCGAGCGGCTCTTTGCGTCCGGAGATCTCGTAGGCAATCTCGACATTCTGGATGGCCGTAAGCGTGGGCAGAAGATTAAAACGCTGAAAAACAAATCCGATCTTTGTCTTTCGCATCCGCGTACGCTCAGAGTCGGTCAGAGAGCTGAAATCGGATCCATCAATGCTGACGTGCCCCGAAGTGGGTCGTGTCAATCCGCCAAGAATATAGAAGAGCGTCGACTTCCCGCTTCCCGAGGGTCCGACAATGCTGACAAATTCCCCGGACTCGATCGTGAACGAAACGTTGCGAAGGGCTGGAACATCAATTTTTCCAGTGCGATAAACCTTCGACAGGTTTTCTGCGGTGATGATGGGCTGCACTCTTTGATTGTAAATGCAGCCCCATCTTCCGTTTATGCGAGCGCGGCCGCCGGCTCGTGTTCTGGTACCTCATGATAGGGGCGCATCACCTTCTTCGGTCCACGCTTGCGGGCAATCATGATGCGAATGCGTTCGAGCATCTCAAGGGGCGTGCAGGCACCTTTGGGCAGAAACGCATCGGCGCGGTTCGCGCGATCAAAGGCTTTCACCGTTCCGCTGACGAGAATCATCGGCACTTCGGGCGTGATCTCCTTCATGCGGCGAACCAGTTCGTTTCCATCCATCTGCGGCATGAGCAGATCGCTCAACACAAGGTCGATTCCGCCGCTGCGGAAGATATCGAGAGCTTCTTCTGACGAAAGCGCAGTAATCACGCGGTATCCACGGGTTTCCAGGAGAAATTTACGAACGGAGAGGGCCTGTTCATTGTCGTCAACGCAGAGAATTACTTTTCTGGGCCTCATAAACTTCCTTACTGCTCCGCGAGCCATGGCGAAGCGGTTAATGAGGGCGAACACACTTCCAGTGTGCGAGCCCGCGGGGGGTTACGTCGGGCCGCAATCCATTTATGTAAAGACGAGGCCCGGCTTTCCGCGCCGCGTGGAGGTCTTTTTAGAAAAACAAATCATCCTCCACGCAATATGCGCGGCGCCGCGTTCCCGTCTCAAGCGGGATGCGGTTGAACCAAAGAGCGGGCATGGTTGCCGGCGCAACAACCAGGCAACCACTGCGGTGCTTGCGCGTTTCTCGGGATACATTCCGGAAGGTGGCAGGCTATGCAATAGATGCCGCAAGCGCACATGTCTGCGCACTCTGGCTCTCATTCAGTTGTCAGTAATCGGCGAAAGTTGCGAACCAAAATTCCGGAACGCTTGCCAAGAGTACGAAGGGCAGCGTCGCGTGTAAACAGGGAAGATGAAGCGAAGAAGCCGTGAATTTTTTACTGGAGATTCACTGAATTTTGATTTTGCAGCGTCTTTATTGACGATGCGCGATAGAAGGCCTGTTGAAAGCATGTGAATCATTCAAGGAAAAAGCGTCCTTTTGCTACGAAAACAGTGCTGCCTCCAACCCGCACTTCCCGAACTGAAACTCCATCGAATTTCGCGCGCACGTCGATCATGCTCGGTCGGCCCATTTCAATGCCCTGGCGAATGTGCAACTGTTCATCCGATGCCGCAAAGCCGTGATGCACAAGATAGGAAATTGCGCAGCCCGCGGCAGATCCAGTGGCTGGATCTTCGCCGTTATAGAACTGCATCCGCGCGCGCCAAATGCCTTTCAGCTCGGGCGCAATGCAGTAAAAGAATTTCGCATCCTTGTCGCTCAGGTACTCTTCCGCCGCAGCTGCCGGAATGCGCAATTGAGAGAGTGCGTCGACAGCGCGAAACGGCACGATGCAGTAAGGCAGTCCCGTTGAGACCGTCTGCACCGGCATCTCCATCGCCAGGTCATCAGCCTTCACCCCAATGGCGCGCGCGACTTCGATGTGATCATGCAACTGTCCGAAGATAGGATCGGGCTGGGTCATCTCGCCATGTACTGCTCCATTCAAGGGCGGCGAAAATCGTACACTCACCGGGCCGACATTCAACTCAAGCTCGATTGATTCGCAATCAGCGTATTCGGGAAGATGCTGCCGAATAAACGTGCTGGTACCAAGCGTCGGGTGCCCTGCAAAGGGCAATTCTTCCTGCGTCGTAAAGATGCGAACGCGCACGCCGCGCAGCTTCTCCATTTCAGGAGAGCGGCGAACGATGAAGGTCGTCTCGGAGAGGTTGGTCTCCTTCGCAATCTTCTGCATTTCCTCCTGCGTCAGGTCGCCGGCATTCTCGAAGACGGCAAGCTGGTTCCCGTGAAACGGGGTATCGGTGAAAACATCGCAGAGATGGTAATCGAAAGCACGCATGCCGATAGTTTCGCAGACTCGACAAACGTTCGAACGCCGTCTTTCGGCTTAGCTAGAAAGACTACGCTGGCGCGATTGACACGCCAGCAGCCACCGGCTATCCTGATCCACAGGATGAACGGCTTGGCTCCAACCCGTATGTGTATGTGCTGCTGCTGTAGCTGCGCCATGCGGGTGTGTTCCTAGAGCGAAGTCTGAACGCCAAAGCTCGAAAACGCCCACCCGCAGAGACCTGCCGAGGTGGGTTTTCTATTTCAAAGGAAAGATAGGGATTTGCCCGAAGAGGAAGAAGCGAAATGTCACTGCGGATCAACGATGTTGCACCAGACTTTATGGCAGAAACAACGCACGGCACGCTCCACTTTCATGAGTGGATCGGCGATAACTGGGCAGTGCTCTTCTCCCATCCAAAGGATTTCACGCCTGTCTGCACAACTGAGCTGGGAGCGGTCGCCGGTCTGGAGGCCCAGTTCGCGCAACGCGGAGCCAAGGTCATTGGACTAAGCGTGGATAAAGTGAGTGATCACACCAACTGGCTCAAGGACATTCATGACGTGACCGGAAACGCCGTCAATTACCCCATCATCGGAGACCCGGAACTGAAAGTTGCCAAGCTCTATGACATGCTGGCGGCGGAGGCGGGCGATAGCTGTGAAGGACGCACGCCGGCCAACAATGCTCCAGTGCGTACAGTGTTCGTCATCGGCCCGGATAAGCGCATCAAGCTAACGCTCGCCTATCCCATGACGACTGGCCGCAACTTCGACGAGATTATCCGTGTGATTGATTCCATCCAGCTCACGGCCAAGCACAAAGTGGCGACACCGGCGAACTGGCAACAGGGCGGGGACGTCATCATTACTGGCGCCGTCTCGAATGAAGAAGCCGATAAGATTTTCCCGGGCTACAAAACAGTTAAGCCGTACCTGCGCACCGTCGCGCAGCCGGCAGAGTAGTCCATTCATTTTAAAAATCCGCCGCACGCAGCTGCCGTGGCGGATCGAGAGCACCGGTGGCGAAGTGGCTAACGCGCTGGTCTGCAAAACCAGTATTCGCGGGTTCAATTCCCGCCCGGTGCTCCATTTAAATCAATGGTTTATGTTGATTCTTGAATCGCCGCAACACCATCGAAAACCATTTTAAGATACACTTCGTCAGTTTTCCCTCAAGGACGACGGTGCGAATCAAGAGAAATCGCTATCAACAGGGCAGCATCCGCAAGGTGCGTCGCGCCAAGGGTTTTGCCTGGGAGTTCCGTTATTACGTCAACGAAAATGGCAAGCGGAAGCTTCGGGCGGAGACTTTTGATCCCAAGATCTACAAGACAGAATCGGATGTTCGGAAGGCGCTCGAACCTCAGATTCTGAGGCTTAACAGAGGAACGAATTACGGACTCTCTGCTGGGGTCACCTTCGGCGCGCTTTTGGATCGATACATTGCCGAGGAGATGCCTGCTCGTAAGTCCACCCGAGAGTCCTATCTCTCACTGATCAGAAATCAATCTTCGACCTCAATGGGGCAGCCATCTTTTGCTAGAGATAAAGTAGCGAAGCGGCTTCAATGGTCGGATTGCTTTCTTTTCTTAGGTAGGCTTCGTGGCAGACTTTCAGCCATGGCGAGAGCCGCCTGCGATTCTCCTTTCAGCAGGGCCTTCGCAGCAGCGGATCGCAGCGTGCGATACCACCTAGCAAGTGGAGCGGACGCATCTGACGAATCGTCCTCTTCGATCGACTCAATCGCGTCAGTTTTCTTATGTGCAGATTCCCGAAGGAACTCGATGGCAAGGCGTCGTTCCCCACCCGCCCATAAAGCCACAAGCGCCACGCGAAGGTCGGCATCGAGATCGCCGCTGGGCCCATCCTCGAGCAAGGTACGCCAGCCAGCGTTGAGGAGTTTTTTTCCCGTTGCTGTGATTTTGTGATCCGTGCGGCCCCGAGGGCCGGGCTTTCCCTGGCGTACGCATCCCGCGTCCAAAAGTCTCTGTAGTGCAGGGATCGTTGCACCAGGGGAAAGTCCGGCCATCTTTTGTAGATCGTACGGAGTCGAAATGCCGCTATCGATCAATGCCAACACAAATAGGTCGAGGTCAGTTCGGCGGCGCCTGTCACGAGTCTCAGACATGTGCCACCAGTATACGAAGCTGAGCGATTATGTCCGAGCCCAGAGTGATGTTTCCTGTAGCACCCTATTCTGAAGCTCCTCCTGTCGTGGGAGACAAAGAACCAGCCAGCGAGCCAGCCATTCCGCCCAGTAGTCTGGATTGGGTATGAAATCTCCCCATTTTGACTTGTCAGGACAGGCGGCAGGAAGCAGTTGGGTAGGCGTCGCGGTCGGTACGGGATAGTGCTGGATCGATGAGCGCCCCTGATAAAGATGCTTGCCAGCTTCGTGCAATACGTATTCGAGTTCGTTCAGCACCATGCGCTCGTCCGCGACCCAGAGCTTCAGTGCCTTCAGGATGCGGCGCACGTGAAGCTCGAGGCTTTCAGTGTTGTCAGGGTTATATGCCGGCCTGATCTTCTTGGGCTTCTTCGGTCGTTCTTTCTTAACTGGCCGCTCGTGTTCGGGGGTTTCCAGATACTTCCGATCGCGGCGAACAGTGCCCTCATCGACGGCGAGTTCCTTGCCAATAGCACGATTTGATTTGCAGCTCTAATCAGTACTTGTCGTTGTGCCAGCGAAGTGCTGTTCAAGAAGACACGTCATACGAGACGGATCGGAGAGATCGGCATGGCAAAGGCGATTTGTGTTCCAGACGGTTACAAGATCCGCTGCCACACCGCGCGGCGTCGGCGGTTGGGGACAGTAGCGAGCCAAGGCTGCAGATGCGTAAATGAAAAACAGTGCTCGGGCTTCAATTGGAAGCCGATCAAAAGGCAAATGCGAAGAAGTGGTGTTCACCATACTGCGATTGTGACCGATTACTGATTTTCACCAAATACTCGCGCCATTCGCATT
This genomic window contains:
- a CDS encoding peroxiredoxin produces the protein MSLRINDVAPDFMAETTHGTLHFHEWIGDNWAVLFSHPKDFTPVCTTELGAVAGLEAQFAQRGAKVIGLSVDKVSDHTNWLKDIHDVTGNAVNYPIIGDPELKVAKLYDMLAAEAGDSCEGRTPANNAPVRTVFVIGPDKRIKLTLAYPMTTGRNFDEIIRVIDSIQLTAKHKVATPANWQQGGDVIITGAVSNEEADKIFPGYKTVKPYLRTVAQPAE
- a CDS encoding ABC transporter ATP-binding protein — protein: MQPIITAENLSKVYRTGKIDVPALRNVSFTIESGEFVSIVGPSGSGKSTLFYILGGLTRPTSGHVSIDGSDFSSLTDSERTRMRKTKIGFVFQRFNLLPTLTAIQNVEIAYEISGRKEPLDRAYLEHLTQLLGISGRLQHRPSELSGGEQQRVALARALVTHPAIVLADEPTGNLDSKNSDAVLDMLLRSNRELKQTVLMITHNPEAAAIADRILHMRDGEITSIEAGRGQLAAR
- a CDS encoding response regulator; amino-acid sequence: MRPRKVILCVDDNEQALSVRKFLLETRGYRVITALSSEEALDIFRSGGIDLVLSDLLMPQMDGNELVRRMKEITPEVPMILVSGTVKAFDRANRADAFLPKGACTPLEMLERIRIMIARKRGPKKVMRPYHEVPEHEPAAALA
- a CDS encoding PhzF family phenazine biosynthesis protein, whose product is MRAFDYHLCDVFTDTPFHGNQLAVFENAGDLTQEEMQKIAKETNLSETTFIVRRSPEMEKLRGVRVRIFTTQEELPFAGHPTLGTSTFIRQHLPEYADCESIELELNVGPVSVRFSPPLNGAVHGEMTQPDPIFGQLHDHIEVARAIGVKADDLAMEMPVQTVSTGLPYCIVPFRAVDALSQLRIPAAAAEEYLSDKDAKFFYCIAPELKGIWRARMQFYNGEDPATGSAAGCAISYLVHHGFAASDEQLHIRQGIEMGRPSMIDVRAKFDGVSVREVRVGGSTVFVAKGRFFLE
- a CDS encoding winged helix-turn-helix domain-containing protein, which encodes MGLSWGHSARVSIVVDSANYSFGPFRLVPSEHLLLREEKPIPLAPKAYELLFALVKRHGRLVSREELMHEIWPDSFVEEINLTVNISLLRKTLGEQIDGRQYIATVPKRGYRFDATVCESVQAAEEAAEAIGLPSGKTPDSTTSTQQPDGDQHATIPKSSKSTTWRYVASLVLAAGVVVAGFLLWKHWAASRTEPIKVEAHHAGQPENAQAFDLYTRARALWNKRSIESVQQSLDLFRQAINADPSYAEAYAGLADAYITAGSYGSSFLAPQIAIPKAEEAVHKALVLDDSSSDAHTSLAYIKLTYDWDWPGAEAEFKRALALDPKNVNARHWYSHELMAEGRILESHEQSEQALYIEPMDRILNEHMAWHHLMAREYDRSIPQARKAIEIDPDFVQAHRVLGLDYLYTGRYTEACSEFKKGVDLSHGDPVSQAYLARCYAMSHRSADARQILDSLIKDTQERYISSAEIAAVFAALGDDTNCVTWLQKAVQEKSSAMIYLNIDPVFDRMRANPSFQAIVKQIGLTPEIDEKKKI